From one Anoplolepis gracilipes chromosome 10, ASM4749672v1, whole genome shotgun sequence genomic stretch:
- the Ppcs gene encoding phosphopantothenate--cysteine ligase: protein MVSAWEDFYASHPPPEDLEQNENILKEFIKNLDEGNKVVLVTSGGTTVPLEHNTVRFVDNFSAGTRGSVSAEYFLEHGYAVIFMYRVKSLEPFSRHFTGQKFLDLLQISDNNEETPVITISPEYTQKVAIVLRKYKEAFDKKKLLQLTFTTLPEYLWLLRSACQALAPLESRAILYLAAAVSDFYVPSNEMSVHKIHSSGPPTISLQLVPKILAPLVSLWVPKAFVVSFKLETDESLLISKARTALNNYHHNVVIANILQTRKQQVIIVSRETDYILSLTNEQLNNGDEIEQLIVSDIVEKHTKFIWSKEVN from the exons atggtCTCTGCGTGGGAAGATTTTTATGCATCGCATCCACCTCCTGAGGATTTGGAAcagaatgaaaatattctgaaggaatttataaaaaatttagacgaGGGCAATAAAGTGGTACTAGTGACG AGCGGAGGTACAACTGTACCCTTAGAACATAACACAGTAAGATTTGTGGATAATTTTAGTGCAGGCACAAGAGGATCTGTTTCAGCAGAATACTTTTTGGAGCACGGATATgcagttatttttatgtatag agTCAAATCATTAGAACCATTCTCAAGACATTTCACTGGACAAAAGTTTTTAGACTTGCTTCAAATATCGGATAATAATGAAGAAACTCCTGTTATCACAA TTTCACCAGAATATACACAAAAGGTAGCAATAGTACTGCGAAAATATAAAGAggcatttgataaaaaaaaattgctacaaCTTACTTTTACAACTCTTCCTGAATATCTCTGGCTGCTTCGATCTGCTTGTCAAGCATTGGCACCTCTGGAAAGCAgagctattttatatttagcagCAGCAGTCTCCGATTTTTATGTTCCCTCTAATGAAATG TCAGTCCATAAAATTCACTCAAGTGGACCGCCAACTATATCTCTTCAATTAGTACCAAAGATATTAGCTCCATTAGTCAGTTTATGGGTACCAAAAGCATTTGTAGTCTCCTTTAAATTAGAAACTGatgaaagtttattaatttccaaaGCAAGAACTGCTCTCAACAATTATCACCATAAt GTTGTGATAGCAAACATACTGCAAACTAGAAAGCAACAAGTGATAATTGTAAGCAGAGAAACTGATTATATTTTGTCTCTTACAAACGAGCAATTAAATAATGGTGACGAGATTGaacaattaattgtaagtGACATTGTTGAAAAACATACAAAGTTTATATGGTCTAAAGAagttaattga